AGCTTCTTCTTTATTAATCATTTATAAAGGTATAATAATTTGTGTTTTAACAATAGACGCCTCCGAAAAAGCCTCAAATTGCTTCATTTTTCTCATCATGGCATATGCTTCTTCGATTGTTTTGTAATCGCCTACCTGACAGAGCCAGCGAGGAGATCTAAAAACAGTGTATACAGGCAGTTCGGGGAATAGGCCTTTTACCTGTTCTTCCATTTGGTAAGCTGCACTTTTTGAGTTGCGCGAGTCACCTCCTGCATAAACCTGAATTCGATATCCCGGTTCCTTTAAAACTTTTGTATCAGCAATATTACCTTTATTCGAATGCTTTGTCCCTATTAAAGACTCTAAACGCTTGTCCTGATGAATGGTAACCACTCCAGTACCCGGTTCCTGCCTTTCAAGGCTTTTAATAATATTGTCCTGACCATATATCTTTCCAGATGCTATAAAGCCAAGTAACAACACTATATATAAAGGTTTTATTCTCATGACTAAAAATGAATAAAAGTGGAAAAAGAGTTTTTTTCTCTTTTCCCACTTAATGGTTAATTATGCATTAAAAGCATCAATGATACCTTTGAAATCAGCAGCTTTCAATGAAGCACCACCGATAAGACCTCCGTCTACGTCCGGATTAGCGAACAATTCTTTTGCATTAGAAGCTTTACAGCTACCACCATAAAGGATAGATGTATTGTCTGCTATTTCCTGACCATATTTTTCAACGATAGTAGAACGAATATAAGCATGAATTTCCTGAGCTTGTTCAGCTGTAGCTGTTTTACCTGTGCCAATAGCCCAAACTGGTTCGTAAGCCAAAACAATTTTAGAGAAATCTTCAACTGATAAATCATACAAAGAACCAGCCAATTGAGAATAAACTACTTCATTTTGTTTTCCAGCTTCACGTTCTTCCAAAACTTCACCGATACAGAAGATAGGAGTTAATCCATTAGCTAAAGCTAATTTTACTTTTTCTTTCAGGATTTCTGCAGTTTCGTGATAGTAAGCACGGCGTTCTGAGTGACCTAGAATTACATATTTAGCACCTGTAGATGCAACCATAGCAGCTGAAACCTCACCTGTGTATGCGCCTGATTCTTTATCAGCACAGTTCTGAGCAGCAACGCCAATCATATTTGTATCGATAGCGGCAGCTACAGAAGCAAGGTGAATAAAAGGAGTACCAATAACTACATCACAGTTAGGTTTTTCCTTTGCCAAGATTTCATTCAACTCATTTGCCAATGCCATACCTTCAGCAAGGGTCATGTTCATTTTCCAGTTACCTGCAACAATGTTTTTTCTCATTTTTTTATTTATTAAAGGGTTAATTAAATTCCTTTTTTTCTTCTTATCTAAACGTTTTACAACCAGGATATCCACCCCTAACACAAATAAAAGGGGAATTACAAACCATAATACAACCAATAATATGGTATGCCTGTCATCAACATACTTAAGTTTTCCAACCTCCAGCTTATCTAGTTTACCGGAAAGAGCATACTCATCCGGTAGATTAGAATGATGCCATTTATTTAGAATGACTCCATTTTTAAGTAGTAGCAATCCCGGATTTGAACGGATAATAGTCTTTAACGTAATATCATCGGTAAAGCAAAACGGATACTCAGCTCCGGTTTTACCTCTCCATTGTTCAATCTGTGTATCACGTGAAGAGGTAAGACAATAAAAGGCATATCCATTTTCTACACTATAATCATAGATTTCATTGATTAGATCAATATCATTATCATCAGCCTTCTCAATCCGATGAGCAATCAGCAGAAAAGTATACCCCTTATCGTTGAGTATTTTTTCAGTGATATCATCCCCGGTTTTCATCTCATTAATAGAAAAATCGTGAATCGAAGGCTCATATCCTTTTTCCTTAAGTACGCTTCTTGAATCAATAAAATTCCACGTACTATCGGGATAATTCTCTAATGTAAACTCTTTCCTGACACCATTTTTCTCCAAAATAAAAAAGTTCTCATAAATGCTTCTCTTTGCATCCTTCGGGATTTCCATCTCTTTAGGAATACTAACCCCTATCTTGTAAGGTAGAAAATCCAGAATTGGCAAATTCCGGTAACAGTAGATTGAGAGGATTAGTCCAAAAGCAACTGTATACAAAGCAATCAACCACTGCATTTTCTCACTGACAAATCGTATAATCCGTTCTTTCCAGGCAAGACAAGAGAATGCAGCGACGAATAAAACAACATTCTTAAAGAAAGTCTGCCAATTGGTCAGAACCAACGCTTCACCAAAGCAGCCACAGTCAGAAACCGGATTTTTTATTGCCAGATATAACGTAAGCGGAGTCATAAAGAGCATCAACAAAAACGTCAGGATAGTGGTGCTCTTTTTACGAATTCCCAGAAAGAAAAAAACTCCCATCGAGAATTCAAAAACAGAAAGAAAAACTGCGAGTGTAAGAGGCAGAAAATCGGGTAAAGAAGAACCTATTCCGAAGGCCTTGGCATAATCTTGTATTTTATAGGTAGAGCCAAGCGGGTCTACCGCTTTCACGAATCCCGAGAAAACAAGCACTGTGCCAAGGAGAAACCGACAAAGGTTTATCCATATATCCAGTATTCTATTTTGCAGCTTCTTCGTCTCCAAATTCAATTTTAATCAGACCAAACACCGAATAATTAATCATATCCATATAATTGGCATCTATACCTTCTGATACCAACGTTTTTCCGGATAAACATTCTATCTGTTTTGTCCTGTAAATCTTCATCAGGATGAGATCTGTGTAGGAAGAGATTCTCATTGTTCTCCAAGCCTCATCATAATCATGATTTTTAGCCATCATCAGTTCTAAAGCAGATTTTGCGTACTTATCATAAAGGTTTATCGCCTCCTCTTCACTGATATCTGCAGACTCTGCATATCCTAATTCCAATTGAATAAGACCAATGATTCCATAATTCACTATTGCAATGAACTCAGATTTTATCCCTTCATCAACCAATGAGACTCCTTTTGTTTCAATAGAACGAATCCGGTTGGCTTTAATAAAAATCTGATCGGTTACAGAAGATGGTCGCAATATTCGCCATGCAGGTCCGTAATCGTGCAGTTTCTTTGAAAACAAATCACGACATAAGGCAATAACATGTTCAAATTGTTGTTTGGTATCTTTCATTTCGTTATAAATTGAGTGCAAAGTTAACAAATAATTAAGAAAAAAGAGGAAGAGGATGCTCTAAATTATATTAAAGCATCCCCTTCCTCCGAATATCATTTATAAGTTATGAGCAACGTAATACCTGGCCTGGTTTCAGTTTAGATCTTTTAGACAATCCATTCATCTGACACAGTTTGCTTACACTGACACCTCTCATCTTTGCAATTCTTGCAAGAGTGTCACCCCTGCGAACCTTATGATACTTAATAACCTTATCTGCATTACCATCAGAAGAAGCTAAAGCAGACGAACCAGTCCGATCATATTTGCCTGATCTTCTGAATGTATAAGTATCTGATACGATATCTTGGTTCGGGAAGTCAAACATTAAGGCGGGATTGATAGCAATTCCAAGGAAGCGCGTTTCAAAATGAAGGTGAGAACCAGTAGAATGTCCAGTGTTACCTCCTAAACCAATTATTTCTCCAGCCTTAACCATCTGGTCGGGATCAACTAATTGTTTGGAGAGGTGTCCGTACACTGTTTCCAGTCCGTTTGGATGACGGATTACAATATATTTACCATAACCTCTTCCTTCATATTTTACCACACGTACTTTACCGTCAAACGCAGCGCGGATTGTATCCCCGATTTCTACTTTTAAATCAAGACCATTGTGCATTCTCCTCCATCGTGGCCCGAAAGGCGAAGTAATTCTTCTGCTTGGAGTAGGCATACAAAACCCTCTCAAATCAAAGGTAAAATTTTCAGGAATAATAGTGTTTCTTCCATAAGCATGCACATACTCATTATCCCAATTAGGATACAAGCTGAAAGAAGGATAAGCAGTTTGTTCTGCTCTGATCTGCCTTTGTAACGCTAAAGAATCAACACTTTTTAATTTTCTGTCAATAGGAGCCTGACGCGCAATAAGGTCCTGAGAAAATGAACTCAGGCTTACCATTGCCGCGGCGGCTACTAACATCGTTTTAACACAAATAAAATTCATCAGTACTATTTTTCGATTAAAACTCATCGCAAGCATACAAATAGTCAAATGTTGCTTGTTTATACTCAAAGAGTTCATCGGGTTTAAAAAATCTGTTTAACTCTGCTTCTGCAGTTTCAGGTGAATCGGATGCATGAACTATATTTTCTTGGAAGCTCATGCTAAAATCACCTCTGATAGTCCCTGGAGCAGCTAATCGACCATTAGTTGGGCCAGCCAACGAACGAACCACTTGAATCGCATCTACCCCCTCGTAACAACATACGATAACAGGAGCTGTCATCATGGAATCTTTCACACGCTGAAAGAATGGTTTGTCACTCAGATGAGAATAATGCTCACTTAGGATCTTATCAGTCAGTTGAATCATCTTCATTCCTGCCAAGCGGAGACCTTTCCGCTCAAAACGTCTGGTTATTTCACCGACCAACCCTCTTTGAAGAGTGCAAGGTTTTAAAATTACCAGTGTTTTTTCCATGCAGTATAATGATTTTTTTAAATGTTCAACTCTGTTTTTTCTTCCAATATTCTCAAAGATAGCATTTTTACGGGAAGTACAACAAGCATATTAACTATTTTTTAGGATTTAACTTGAGCAATCATTAAGGAATTATTCAGGAAACCCCTATGAATAAGTAATATCAGGAGCAAACATGTTTTTCAACATACTTTTGTATTTTAACTGTATAATAAATACATTTTCAACTGATAGATGCCCAGTTTACTTTTGTTTTGCGTAAACTTTTAAGTTGCCTCCATAACACTTCATTCTCTGGTGCAGTTCCTTGAGGATCGCTCTCTACAATTTCCTGAGCAACGTTACGTACATACTGCAAAAGCTGACCATCCCGGGCTAAATCTGCAATCTTCAGATCAAATGCTATTCCACTTTGTTGGGTACCTTCAAGATCACCAGGCCCCCTGAGCTTAAGATCTGCCTCTGCTATTTCGAATCCGTCATTTGTACGAACCATTATCTCTAAACGTTTACGTGTATCTTCGGACAATTTGTAATTTGTCACCAGAATGCAGTAAGACTGGTCAGCTCCTCTACCGACTCTTCCTCGTAACTGATGTAGCTGAGAAAGTCCAAATCGTTCAGCATTTTCAATGACCATAACCGAAGCATTAGGAACATTTACCCCAACTTCAATTACTGTTGTTGCAACCATTATATGAGTATCCCCGATTACAAAGCTTTGCATCTCAGCATCTTTTTCTGCAGGCTTCATTTTACCATGTAATTTGCTAACTTTATATTGAGGAAAAGCCTCACAAACATGCAGATATCCCTCTTCGAGATTCTTTAGGTCGATTTTCTCACTCTCTTTGATAAGCGGGTAAACTATATAAATTTGTCGACCTTCAGTAATCTGCTTCCGAATGGAAGCATACAGACTCTCTCTTCTGTTATCAAACTGATGCATGGTGGCAATTGGCTTACGCCCCGGAGGAAGTTCATCAATTACCGAAACATCCAGATCACCATAAAGAGTCATCGCCAGCGTGCGAGGGATTGGAGTAGCTGTCATCACCAACACATGAGGGGGATACATACTTTTTTTCCATAATTTAGCTCTCTGAGCCACTCCAAACCTATGCTGTTCATCAATTACCACCAGACCCAGCTTGGAAAAGTTCACATTATCTTCAATAACGGCATGGGTACCTATTAATATATGTATATCACCGGTAACCAGATCACTCAGAATTTTCTCTCGTTTTTTCCCTTTGACAGAACCCGTCAACAGTTCAACCCGAACATCAAGCCCAAAAAGAAGTTCTTTTATTGTTTCCGTATGCTGGTTGGCAAGAATTTCTGTAGGTGCCATCAAACAAGCCTGATACCCATTATCAATGGCAATAAGCATACTCATTAGTGCAACTAAAGTTTTTCCACTTCCCACATCCCCTTGCAGCAACCTATTCATCTGCTTCCCGCAACCTATATCATTACGTATTTCCTTCATAACTCGTTTCTGAGCCCCGGTGAGTTCAAAAGGGAGATTATTAAAATAAAAATCATTAAACGACTTTCCCACATGTTCGAACACATACCCCCGGTACTTTTGCTGCCGTTCTTTGGAATACCTTAATATATTGAGCTGCACATAAAAGAGTTCTTCAAATTTCAACCGCAATTGGGCTTTCCGTAACAGTTCCGGATTTTTAGGAAAATGAATATTTCGCAAGGCATCCGTCAGAGACATCAGATGATTTTTCGAAATAATTGATGGGCTTAATGTTTCCGGTATTGGAGACTGAATTTGCATGAATGCAGCCTCAACCAGTTTCTGCAAAGCATTTGAGTTCAAAAAACTTCGTTTCATCCTTTCGGTAGTATTATAGTACGGCTGTAATCCCATCGACGAAAGAGTGAGATCTGCGGCATTATCAATATCGGGATGCGCTATATTGATTCGACCACCGTAAAGAGTTGGCTTACCAAATACAATATACTCCTCGCGCACCTTATATTTATTTGTGATGTATTTAATTCCCTGAAACCAAACAAGATCCACCACTCCCGTGCCATCCGAGAAATGAGCTACCAGCCTTCTTTGGCGCCCCTCACCAAAAGTTTCAAAACTCAGGATCTGTCCTTTAAGCTGAATGTATGGCATTGCGCCATCTATCTCATGCACATAATAAAGCCTGCTACGATCCACATATTTGTATGGGAAATAGTAGAGCAAATCATGGTAGGAGAATATTTCAAGCTCCTTGTTCAGAATTGAAGCCTTATTAGGCCCAACCCCCGATAAATATTTAATATCTCGAGTCGTTAAATCAAACATTCGCTAAAGCATTAGCAATTATCATATCAAACGGAGTGGTAATCTTAATATTTTCCCTGTTTCCGGGTACCAACGTCACCTTTTCACCCAATGCCTCAACGACCGAAGCATCATCAGTAAAAAGAGGAGAATATTCTTGCCTATAAGCCTGTTTTAAAAGTTCTGCAATAAAAACCTGGGGAGTCTGCACTAGTTTATAGTTATTCCGATCTACTGTTACACTCTGCTCACCATCTACCCTCCGGACAGTTTCCACGACATCAATTACTGGTATCACAGCCTTCATTTTTGAGGCTGAGTCATAACAACAGGCAATCACCTCCTGAGAAACAAACGGACGAACCCCATCGTGTACCCCAATCAAACCATCGTCATCGGCTAATAAGAGACCGTTTTTCACCGAATGAAAACGCGTTTCTCCCCCATCTGCAAGCCGATAAGGCAATTCGAAGCAATATTCACAGCATAACTGTGACCAGTAAGCCTGTTGTTCGTGGGGCAAAACAAGAATCAATATCATTTCCGGATCAAAACGATGGAAAGCTTCCAGCGTGAGCATCAATACAGGTTTACCATTAACTGGAAGAAACTGTTTTGGGATTTCTCCACCCATACGCAAGCCTCTCCCACCTGCCACGACTATTAGCTGTTTTTTCATCTTTACTCCACTTTTATTATGTTCACTCATACAAATATAGCGCCTTTGCATCAAAATTCACAATACTTTTCAACTCAATTAAAAAACAAATCTCCCACTCTTTATCCATTGCATAATGAATAATAAAGAGTGAGAGAAAGCCTTTAGGCTCAAAAACGCCTAATTTCTGACAAGCATTCCTTTTGCCAATTCAGTCATTTTATCTTTTCCAAGGAAGAAATCAACTATTTCCAGCCCAAAAGTCATTGCTGCAGCAGGTCCTTCGGCTGTAATAAAAAGCCCATCTTTCACTACAGGTTTACTACGGTCAATTTGAGCGCCTTCCAGAAATTTTTCGAATCCTGGGTAACAAGTCGCTTTCTTTCCTTTCAGCAAGCCTAAGTTTCCATAAACCAAAGGTGCAGCGCAAATAGCAGCCAAAGGTTTGTTGGATTTTGCATGTTCTAGAATAAGACTACGTAAGCCTTTATGTGCATCCAGGCCTGAGGCACCTGGCATTCCACCAGGAAGAACCAACATTGCAGCATCAGCGAAATCTGCTTTTTCAAAAGTGGTGTCTGCTACCACAGGAATGGCATGAGCTCCTTGAACTGTCTTCTCTCCAGTTACTGATACAAGTTTAGTTTTAATACCAGCACGGCGTAACACATCTGCTACAGAGATGGCTTCAATCTCTTCAAAACCTTCAGCTAAAAATAGATAAACTGTTCCCATACTTTCTCTTATTTGAGTTTAAAATAATAAGTGATTGTTCCAGTCTGATTATTCAATCCGCTCACAACATTAAAGCGAGCTTTCTTAGCAGCCTCTTCAGCAGCTCTACGCAATGCCGGATTGGTTGTATTAGTCATTTTATTAATACTTGTTCTAATTACACGACCTTCGGGATTTACGACTATTGTTATAACAACACGACCTTCTTCACGCACATTATAATTGGGACGCGGCAATCCACCCGGCCCCAACGACCGACCATCAAGATCAAATGAACCATTGCCCGAACCATTTCCTGTACCATAACCGGTTCCCGATCCAGTACCTCTTCCGGTTTCAGAATTACCTCTTGATCCGTCACCTGTTCCTGTGCCTGTTGTTCCGGCACCATTTCCACCTAAAGATTTAGCCCGTCCAAACGCACTTGAAGCCAGCCTGTTTGCCGCAGCAGCAGAAGCTTTTTCAGTTTTTGCTGTTTCATCTTCTTCTGGGAGCCGCTGAACAATTTTAATATTATCCGACTTTGCATTTTTGTTTACTCTATCGGAACTTCCTATCGGAAGAGCCTCTCCTTTAATTACAGGAGCTGCACCGGGTTTCTCTTTCGTAAATTTCCTTTGCTTT
The Bacteroides sedimenti genome window above contains:
- a CDS encoding SPOR domain-containing protein, coding for MKPLYIVLLLGFIASGKIYGQDNIIKSLERQEPGTGVVTIHQDKRLESLIGTKHSNKGNIADTKVLKEPGYRIQVYAGGDSRNSKSAAYQMEEQVKGLFPELPVYTVFRSPRWLCQVGDYKTIEEAYAMMRKMKQFEAFSEASIVKTQIIIPL
- a CDS encoding BT_3928 family protein, which codes for METKKLQNRILDIWINLCRFLLGTVLVFSGFVKAVDPLGSTYKIQDYAKAFGIGSSLPDFLPLTLAVFLSVFEFSMGVFFFLGIRKKSTTILTFLLMLFMTPLTLYLAIKNPVSDCGCFGEALVLTNWQTFFKNVVLFVAAFSCLAWKERIIRFVSEKMQWLIALYTVAFGLILSIYCYRNLPILDFLPYKIGVSIPKEMEIPKDAKRSIYENFFILEKNGVRKEFTLENYPDSTWNFIDSRSVLKEKGYEPSIHDFSINEMKTGDDITEKILNDKGYTFLLIAHRIEKADDNDIDLINEIYDYSVENGYAFYCLTSSRDTQIEQWRGKTGAEYPFCFTDDITLKTIIRSNPGLLLLKNGVILNKWHHSNLPDEYALSGKLDKLEVGKLKYVDDRHTILLVVLWFVIPLLFVLGVDILVVKRLDKKKKRNLINPLINKKMRKNIVAGNWKMNMTLAEGMALANELNEILAKEKPNCDVVIGTPFIHLASVAAAIDTNMIGVAAQNCADKESGAYTGEVSAAMVASTGAKYVILGHSERRAYYHETAEILKEKVKLALANGLTPIFCIGEVLEEREAGKQNEVVYSQLAGSLYDLSVEDFSKIVLAYEPVWAIGTGKTATAEQAQEIHAYIRSTIVEKYGQEIADNTSILYGGSCKASNAKELFANPDVDGGLIGGASLKAADFKGIIDAFNA
- a CDS encoding DUF1599 domain-containing protein, whose protein sequence is MKDTKQQFEHVIALCRDLFSKKLHDYGPAWRILRPSSVTDQIFIKANRIRSIETKGVSLVDEGIKSEFIAIVNYGIIGLIQLELGYAESADISEEEAINLYDKYAKSALELMMAKNHDYDEAWRTMRISSYTDLILMKIYRTKQIECLSGKTLVSEGIDANYMDMINYSVFGLIKIEFGDEEAAK
- a CDS encoding M23 family metallopeptidase, with amino-acid sequence MNFICVKTMLVAAAAMVSLSSFSQDLIARQAPIDRKLKSVDSLALQRQIRAEQTAYPSFSLYPNWDNEYVHAYGRNTIIPENFTFDLRGFCMPTPSRRITSPFGPRWRRMHNGLDLKVEIGDTIRAAFDGKVRVVKYEGRGYGKYIVIRHPNGLETVYGHLSKQLVDPDQMVKAGEIIGLGGNTGHSTGSHLHFETRFLGIAINPALMFDFPNQDIVSDTYTFRRSGKYDRTGSSALASSDGNADKVIKYHKVRRGDTLARIAKMRGVSVSKLCQMNGLSKRSKLKPGQVLRCS
- the ndk gene encoding nucleoside-diphosphate kinase; this encodes MEKTLVILKPCTLQRGLVGEITRRFERKGLRLAGMKMIQLTDKILSEHYSHLSDKPFFQRVKDSMMTAPVIVCCYEGVDAIQVVRSLAGPTNGRLAAPGTIRGDFSMSFQENIVHASDSPETAEAELNRFFKPDELFEYKQATFDYLYACDEF
- the recG gene encoding ATP-dependent DNA helicase RecG; translated protein: MFDLTTRDIKYLSGVGPNKASILNKELEIFSYHDLLYYFPYKYVDRSRLYYVHEIDGAMPYIQLKGQILSFETFGEGRQRRLVAHFSDGTGVVDLVWFQGIKYITNKYKVREEYIVFGKPTLYGGRINIAHPDIDNAADLTLSSMGLQPYYNTTERMKRSFLNSNALQKLVEAAFMQIQSPIPETLSPSIISKNHLMSLTDALRNIHFPKNPELLRKAQLRLKFEELFYVQLNILRYSKERQQKYRGYVFEHVGKSFNDFYFNNLPFELTGAQKRVMKEIRNDIGCGKQMNRLLQGDVGSGKTLVALMSMLIAIDNGYQACLMAPTEILANQHTETIKELLFGLDVRVELLTGSVKGKKREKILSDLVTGDIHILIGTHAVIEDNVNFSKLGLVVIDEQHRFGVAQRAKLWKKSMYPPHVLVMTATPIPRTLAMTLYGDLDVSVIDELPPGRKPIATMHQFDNRRESLYASIRKQITEGRQIYIVYPLIKESEKIDLKNLEEGYLHVCEAFPQYKVSKLHGKMKPAEKDAEMQSFVIGDTHIMVATTVIEVGVNVPNASVMVIENAERFGLSQLHQLRGRVGRGADQSYCILVTNYKLSEDTRKRLEIMVRTNDGFEIAEADLKLRGPGDLEGTQQSGIAFDLKIADLARDGQLLQYVRNVAQEIVESDPQGTAPENEVLWRQLKSLRKTKVNWASIS
- a CDS encoding 2-C-methyl-D-erythritol 4-phosphate cytidylyltransferase, whose protein sequence is MKKQLIVVAGGRGLRMGGEIPKQFLPVNGKPVLMLTLEAFHRFDPEMILILVLPHEQQAYWSQLCCEYCFELPYRLADGGETRFHSVKNGLLLADDDGLIGVHDGVRPFVSQEVIACCYDSASKMKAVIPVIDVVETVRRVDGEQSVTVDRNNYKLVQTPQVFIAELLKQAYRQEYSPLFTDDASVVEALGEKVTLVPGNRENIKITTPFDMIIANALANV
- a CDS encoding DJ-1 family glyoxalase III; amino-acid sequence: MGTVYLFLAEGFEEIEAISVADVLRRAGIKTKLVSVTGEKTVQGAHAIPVVADTTFEKADFADAAMLVLPGGMPGASGLDAHKGLRSLILEHAKSNKPLAAICAAPLVYGNLGLLKGKKATCYPGFEKFLEGAQIDRSKPVVKDGLFITAEGPAAAMTFGLEIVDFFLGKDKMTELAKGMLVRN
- a CDS encoding TonB family protein, with amino-acid sequence MAKNNLTSREWCDIIFQNKNKEYGAYQIRLESPRRYNQSLFITLVVVLAGFSLMKLGEIAAPKTKEVVVEVSTISTLEKPLPAEKPEKKYGEAAKKGGGEPKQRKFTKEKPGAAPVIKGEALPIGSSDRVNKNAKSDNIKIVQRLPEEDETAKTEKASAAAANRLASSAFGRAKSLGGNGAGTTGTGTGDGSRGNSETGRGTGSGTGYGTGNGSGNGSFDLDGRSLGPGGLPRPNYNVREEGRVVITIVVNPEGRVIRTSINKMTNTTNPALRRAAEEAAKKARFNVVSGLNNQTGTITYYFKLK